From Hermetia illucens chromosome 6, iHerIll2.2.curated.20191125, whole genome shotgun sequence, one genomic window encodes:
- the LOC119658694 gene encoding peptidoglycan-recognition protein LB-like encodes MFKLAGVVLILSVLVSENSALITRAQWGARTSKSVSKFSGQIPYVVIHHTYEPAVCLTTEDCIAAMQYIQDLHMDQNGWGDIGYSFAVGGDGEIYEGRGWNVVGAHAPGYNSKSVGIVFIGDYRTDLPSFKMLKAAVDFIAAGVTTGLIAPDYKLIGHRQAKATECPGDRLFSEIITWDHWTASPTPN; translated from the exons ATGTTTAAGCTTGCGGGAGTCGTCCTCATTCTCAGCG tCCTCGTTTCGGAAAATTCGGCACTAATCACCCGTGCCCAATGGGGAGCCCGTACATCGAAATCCGTTAGTAAATTTTCCGGACAAATCCCTTATGTGGTTATCCATCACACGTATGAGCCGGCGGTTTGTCTCACAACTGAGGACTGCATAGCTGCCATGCAATACATACAGGACTTACACATGGATCAAAATGGATGGGGCGATATTGGTTACAGTTTTGCCGTTGGTGGAGATGGCGAAATCTACGAGGGACGTGGCTGGAATGTTGTTGGAGCTCATGCCCCTGGATACAACTCAAAGAGCGTAGGAATTGTATTCATCGGGGACTATAGAA CTGATTTACCATCATTCAAAATGCTCAAGGCTGCCGTAGACTTCATTGCTGCTGGAGTTACCACCGGTCTTATAGCACCTGATTACAAATTAATTGGACATCGACAAGCCAAAGCTACTGAATGTCCTGGAGATAGACTGTTTAGTGAAATTATAACCTGGGACCATTGGACCGCGAGCCCAACACCTAACTGA
- the LOC119658690 gene encoding trichoplein keratin filament-binding protein, whose translation MKTQRLQAAFARRREADIDRIERTSAVNKYFDHWSKVTSRFESWTDPEYYQQAEESLRKEKEKKLKEAKLEERRSKLRQLLNSENAKYQQELQEVNKPKPRKLPNDLLEKLDRDQKYLSEEKRRLELESKLYGKWRYGVNDENVLFESKTNNEALAKLNWLDKQIEKRMHQEEEAKQAEERRLKILEETRKREENLKEQQKLREAELKELRAMQESNLTELKGRELQSIHLREKEVDLREKLEKIANELHQLRSRKQQKQNAAIPHNIKRIKMYIRQRSEEVREDLQQDIHALNRILNCHSSEDAKRLKSQFEAFYKAELQKQSTIEAMYESEAKHNLIKWEAEWAEMSNDREAQIALIFKKIKTVLEAELSENLDEQKRLVEIRQQHVALIENSNEKLKALVREQKSFIQAYDQVDANSSEVGGENVKDEEVLKMANCSLDESSPRRPKFGRKRVAWT comes from the exons ATGAAAACCCAACGTCTACAAGCAGCTTTCGCTCGACGTCGCGAAGCCGACATTGATCGTATCGAAAGGACATCGGCcgttaataaatattttgaccATTGGTCTAAAGTGACTTCCAGATTTGAGTCGTGGACTGATCCTGAATACTACCAACAAGCGGAGGAATCGTTGCGTaaagagaaagaaaagaaattaaaggAGGCGAAATTGGAAGAACGACGCTCGAAATTAAGACAACTCCTTAATagtgaaaatgcaaaatatcaACAAGAGTTGCAGGAAGTGAATAAGCCAAAACCCCGGAAGCTTCCTAATGACCTACTAGAGAAGCTAGATCGGGATCAGAAGTATTTGAGCGAAGAGAAGAGAAGGCTTGAATTAGAATCGAAATTGTATGGCAAATGGAGATATGGAGTTAATGATGAGAACGTTCTGTTTGAATCAAAGACGAATAATGAAGCGTTGGCCAAGCTGAATTGGTTGGATAAGCAG ATTGAGAAACGTATGCACCAAGAAGAGGAAGCTAAACAAGCAGAAGAGCGACGACTTAAAATATTAGAAGAGACCCGTAAACGAGAGGAAAATCTTAAAGAACAACAGAAACTACGCGAAGCTGAACTGAAAGAACTACGAGCTATGCAGGAGTCAAACCTTACTGAACTGAAAGGTCGCGAATTGCAAAGCATCCACCTTCGAGAAAAAGAGGTTGATCTCCGTGAAAAACTGGAAAAGATTGCTAACGAGCTTCATCAACTCAGATCCCGGAAACAGCAAAAACAAAATGCAGCCATTCCGCATAATATCAAACGTATCAAAATGTATATTCGTCAacgttcagaagaagttcgtgaaGACCTCCAACAAGATATCCATGCCCTTAACCGCATTCTGAACTGCCACAGTTCAGAAGATGCTAAGCGTCTTAAGAGCCAATTCGAGGCTTTCTATAAAGCGGAGTTGCAGAAACAATCAACGATTGAAGCAATGTATGAGTCCGAAGCCAAACATAATCTTATCAAATGGGAGGCTGAATGGGCTGAGATGTCTAACGATCGTGAGGCACAAATTGCGttaattttcaagaaaataaaaaccgTTCTTGAAGCAGAGCTTTCTGAAAATTTAGATGAGCAGAaacgtttggtggaaattcgtcAGCAACATGTCGCTTTGATTGAGAATTCCAACGAGAAATTGAAAGCTCTTGTTAGGGAGCAGAAGAGTTTTATTCAAGCCTATGATCAGGTGGATGCCAATAGCAGTGAGGTGGGTGGGGAAAATGTGAAAGACGAGGAGGTGCTGAAAATGGCTAACTGCAGCCTTGACGAGAGTTCACCGAGGAGGCCGAAATTCGGGAGGAAAAGAGTCGCTTGGACGTGA